A genomic window from Rhizobium sp. 007 includes:
- a CDS encoding endonuclease/exonuclease/phosphatase family protein has product MSTFSSVLPESTGSELKILTYNVHSCIGTDRRIEPARIADVIAQTGADIIALQELDVGRKRTGGIDQAHAIASLLKMQAHFHPALHVEEEQYGDAILTAMPTRLMKAGPLPSVGEMRGAIWVQIEMAGIHLNLLNTHLGLRGIDRMRQVTTLLGREWIGSQKFQAAPAIICGDLNAVPSSPAYKMLARHFRDTQLLAARRPRPTYPSRLPILRIDHIFVSDGIGVTSATVTATPLVRRASDHLPLLATILPGAAITRREISF; this is encoded by the coding sequence ATGAGCACATTCTCCTCCGTTCTGCCGGAATCGACCGGCAGCGAGCTGAAAATCCTGACCTACAATGTGCATAGCTGCATCGGCACCGACCGGCGGATCGAACCAGCGCGCATCGCCGATGTGATCGCGCAAACCGGCGCGGACATCATTGCGCTGCAGGAACTGGATGTCGGCCGCAAGCGCACGGGCGGTATCGACCAGGCACATGCGATCGCTTCGCTCTTGAAGATGCAGGCCCACTTTCATCCGGCGCTGCATGTCGAGGAGGAGCAGTACGGCGATGCCATCCTGACAGCCATGCCGACCCGGTTGATGAAAGCCGGGCCGTTACCCTCCGTAGGCGAGATGCGGGGGGCGATATGGGTGCAGATCGAAATGGCTGGAATTCATCTGAACTTGCTGAATACGCATCTTGGCCTGCGCGGCATCGATCGGATGCGGCAGGTGACGACGCTGCTCGGCAGGGAATGGATTGGAAGCCAGAAATTCCAGGCGGCTCCCGCGATCATCTGCGGCGATCTCAATGCTGTCCCGTCATCGCCGGCTTACAAAATGCTGGCGCGGCATTTCCGCGATACGCAGCTGCTCGCCGCGCGGCGCCCCCGCCCGACCTATCCCTCCCGGCTGCCGATCCTGCGGATCGACCATATTTTCGTATCGGATGGGATTGGCGTGACATCTGCGACGGTCACCGCGACACCACTCGTGCGCCGGGCCTCGGATCACCTGCCGCTGCTGGCTACCATATTGCCGGGTGCGGCAATCACGCGAAGGGAAATCTCGTTCTAA
- a CDS encoding lysylphosphatidylglycerol synthase domain-containing protein, which translates to MSIKRVLINVALVLCLMLAAYLLYRVFSRYTLSDVLESIRTIPGARILGGLGFAAASYLCLTGFDWLALRYAGRPLSYPRAAIASFTSLSIGHNLGFAALSSGAVRYRFYSRWGLNAEEVAKVILFCGVTVGIGLSALAGIALIINPQDAANLLKLGPASLFALGCACLSLPVVYVILSAIVRMPLHLWKWSFEMPRLKLALGQVVIGTVNFIFVAACLHQMLAVQGQASYVQTATAYVLANIAVLVTHVPGGLGVIEATVSYVLPGAASIGALVAFRVIYFLIPLLIGLPVFAISEVVIPKPKQIPSKDRSQQSAHAQTQLL; encoded by the coding sequence ATGTCCATCAAGCGCGTGCTTATCAATGTAGCTCTGGTTCTCTGCCTGATGCTTGCGGCCTATCTTCTCTACAGGGTCTTCAGCCGTTACACCTTGAGCGACGTCTTGGAATCGATCCGCACGATACCGGGAGCCCGCATTCTCGGGGGCCTCGGCTTTGCGGCCGCCTCCTACCTCTGCCTGACCGGCTTCGACTGGCTGGCGCTGCGCTACGCCGGCAGGCCGCTGAGCTATCCGAGGGCCGCCATTGCCTCGTTCACCAGCCTCTCGATCGGCCATAATCTTGGCTTTGCAGCGCTGAGCAGCGGCGCTGTGCGCTACCGCTTCTATTCTCGCTGGGGCTTGAATGCCGAAGAAGTTGCAAAGGTCATCCTGTTTTGCGGCGTGACCGTAGGCATCGGCCTTTCGGCCCTTGCGGGCATCGCCCTCATCATCAATCCGCAGGATGCCGCAAATCTCCTGAAACTCGGCCCGGCCAGTCTGTTCGCGCTTGGCTGCGCCTGTCTTAGTCTGCCCGTAGTCTATGTCATTCTGTCCGCCATCGTCCGCATGCCGCTGCATCTTTGGAAATGGTCGTTCGAAATGCCCCGCCTGAAGCTCGCATTGGGCCAGGTCGTCATCGGCACGGTGAATTTCATCTTCGTCGCAGCCTGCCTGCATCAGATGCTCGCCGTACAAGGCCAGGCGAGCTACGTGCAGACGGCGACGGCATACGTGCTCGCCAATATCGCTGTCCTCGTTACCCACGTGCCTGGCGGTCTAGGCGTCATCGAGGCCACGGTCAGCTATGTCCTGCCCGGCGCCGCCTCGATAGGGGCACTGGTGGCCTTCAGGGTGATTTATTTTCTGATTCCGCTGCTGATCGGCCTGCCGGTCTTCGCGATCAGCGAAGTCGTCATTCCGAAACCAAAGCAGATACCGTCAAAAGATCGCTCTCAACAGTCGGCTCATGCGCAGACGCAGCTTCTGTAG